In a single window of the Elaeis guineensis isolate ETL-2024a chromosome 6, EG11, whole genome shotgun sequence genome:
- the LOC105046417 gene encoding thioredoxin H2-2: MGLLFSSRAKPAAAEGDSHVVAIHSESAWNDHWKSHKDSSKLMVIDFSASWCGPCRFIEPAFKAMAAKYTDVVFVKIDVDELSEVSEQWKVQAMPTFVLVKGGSEVGRVVGAQKDELERKIQQLRV; this comes from the exons ATGGGGCTTTTGTTCTCTTCCCGAGCCAAACCCGCCGCCGCCGAGGGCGACTCCCACGTCGTCGCCATCCACTCCGAGAGTGCCTGGAACGATCATTGGAAGTCCCACAAGGACTCCTCCAAGCTG ATGGTGATCGATTTCTCGGCATCCTGGTGCGGGCCTTGCCGATTCATCGAGCCGGCCTTTAAGGCCATGGCAGCCAAGTACACTGACGTGGTCTTCGTCAAGATCGATGTCGACGAGCTCTCG GAGGTGTCGGAGCAGTGGAAGGTACAAGCGATGCCGACGTTCGTGCTGGTGAAGGGAGGGAGCGAGGTGGGGAGGGTGGTAGGCGCGCAGAAGGACGAGCTCGAGAGGAAAATCCAGCAGCTCAGGGTTTAG